From a region of the Dyella jiangningensis genome:
- a CDS encoding DUF6988 family protein translates to MTDQSIQAHATNVRRSLETMGAILHTLKFPGDVPDKVRVALALLRASFDDAAGLVELARLHGEEFAGACFSLLRPMNEKFKRGTWIAFCATDEQLQNFLDGGPLPGGNQMAQAIEKMPPFDQLPVFSKLYENAGEKFHDFVHGGRQIAGAYTRGDGIGAAFGAENLKGALSHSEAVIGTGAQVIIMIAGEVVPDQALRALDEFHRVFLPQQQAASQT, encoded by the coding sequence ATGACTGATCAGTCCATTCAAGCTCACGCCACGAACGTCCGTCGATCGCTGGAAACGATGGGGGCCATCCTCCACACCTTGAAATTCCCTGGCGACGTTCCGGACAAAGTTCGGGTCGCATTGGCGTTGCTCCGCGCATCCTTTGACGATGCCGCCGGGCTAGTCGAGTTGGCCAGATTACATGGCGAAGAGTTTGCTGGCGCTTGTTTCTCTCTTCTGCGCCCCATGAACGAGAAATTCAAACGGGGCACATGGATTGCATTTTGTGCCACAGACGAGCAGTTGCAGAACTTCCTCGACGGTGGTCCGTTGCCTGGTGGTAACCAGATGGCGCAAGCCATCGAGAAAATGCCGCCCTTCGATCAACTTCCCGTGTTCTCCAAGCTCTATGAGAACGCAGGGGAGAAGTTTCATGATTTCGTCCATGGTGGACGCCAAATTGCGGGGGCTTATACGCGGGGCGACGGTATCGGTGCCGCGTTTGGCGCTGAGAACCTCAAAGGGGCGCTCAGCCACTCCGAAGCGGTCATTGGGACCGGGGCACAGGTCATCATCATGATCGCGGGAGAGGTTGTCCCTGATCAAGCACTTCGCGCCCTGGACGAGTTCCATAGGGTTTTTCTACCCCAACAGCAGGCAGCATCTCAAACATGA